Sequence from the Entelurus aequoreus isolate RoL-2023_Sb linkage group LG28, RoL_Eaeq_v1.1, whole genome shotgun sequence genome:
cagtctctccaatctctgcagtcctgtctcttcatccacatctcctcctgtctctctaaactctgcagtcctgtctcttcatccacatctcctcctgtctctctaaactctgcagtcctgtctcttcatccacatctcctcctgtctctctaaactctgcagtcctgtctcttcatccacatctcctccagtctctctaaactctgcagtcctgtctcttcatccacatctcctccagtctctctaaactctgcagtcctgtctcttcatccacatctcctccagtctctctaaactctgcagtcctgtctcttcatccacatctcctcctgtctctctaaactctgcagtcctgtctcttcatccacatctcctccagtctctctaaactctgcagtcctgtctcttcatccacatctcctccagtctctctaaactctgcagtcctgtctcttcatccacatctcctccagtctctccaaactctgcagtcctgtctcttcatccacatctcctccagtctctccaaacggactctggtgtggcagagacccagaagctggtctccatggccaaaaggctcccgggaggcagatccagaagtccacaaaaaaagcacagcacaagtcaccaaagtgccaccccttgtcacacagtcccaaagggtccccaaccatAAGGCAAAAAAACCCCCACATGAAAACCAGAGGGAAACAtccggaacacaaaaggatgacacaagagcacagagctcctgccaccagcagccactacagcggcgccatcttggggagaaaaaaaaaccgGGGACAGAAATGTGACCCGGTTATCTTCTCCAAGTCACGACACTGACATTGTCTTTGTGACAGCACGCTTGCTCCCGCTGACGTGGCGGTCCTCAAGTGACGGCGTGATAAGAGCGCACCGtcacaataaacaaaacaaaacaccggcggaaagcgataatcgattaaaaaaacaaacaagcaaactggagttttgacccggagaaggcaggtgggttacaaaaacaaaaactctGCATCCCAGGGACGCGCGGACTTACAGAAATGCACGTCCTttttgatttcaatgcgtaaaaagacataaaaagtgtgttaacgccaacactggttatTCATGTGATTATcacacagcagtcatttccattagacAATATTCAAATATAGGTGGTAGTGTTGTagccataccaatattttggtaccactaCTAAAATTatgttggtacttttctaaataaaggggaccacaaaaatggcattattggctttatttgaacaaaaaaacttagggtacatgaaacatatgtttattattgtaatttagtccttaaataaaatagtgaacatactagacaacttgtcttttagtaggaagtaaacaaacaaagactcctaattagtctgctgacgtatgcagtaacatattgtgtcatttatacacctattattttctacacattattaaggacaagtggtagaaaatggattattaaaggccttctgaaatgaattttttaaatttaaacgggaatagcagatccattctatgtgtcatacttgatcatttcgcgatattgccatattttgctgaaaggatttagtagagaacatcgacgataaagttcgcaacttttgctcgctgataaaaaaaagccttgcctgtagcggaagtagcgtgacgtcacaggaggtaatattcctcacaattccctgttgtttacaatggagccagagagattcggagcgacaaagcgacgattaccccattaatttgagcgaggatgaaagatttgtggatgaggaacgttagagtgatggactagaatgcagtgaaatacatatcttttttcgctctgaccgtaacttaggtacaagctggctcattggattccacactctctcctttttctattgtggatcacagatttgtattttaaaccacctgggatactatatcctcttgaaaatgagagtccagaacacgaaatggacattcacagtgacttttatctccacgacaatacatcgacgaaatgtaaataaatcatggcgtttactttttgatattaatataaaagtcaaagcagtttggctaatgaatatgaagtctaataaacaagttttgttcttctccaacaacgcctccttgtagttcagtgcaacactttggccaacaaaaataaagactagtgacacctctcacatcgaatacacaatcttcacagccagcgttcaattcaatgagatgacaaaacatttgagctagtattgatgttaattgaacactgatacagtttgcagttaaataaaggagaagTGAACATCCCAGCAGAGAAGGCGTGAAACAGTACTTGCAAAGCGGTGCCTCCcggtttaaaggcctaccgaaagccactactagcgaccacgcagtctgatagtttatatatcaatgatgaaatcttaacattgcaacacatgccaatacggccgggttaacttataaagtgacattttaaatttcctgctaaacttccggttgaaaacgtctatgtatgatgacgtatgcgcgtgacgtagccagtttaacagaggtatggcttccccattgaagccaatacgaaatagctctgttttcatctcattattccacagtattctggacatctgtgttggtgaagctgttgcaatttgttcattgcattatggagaaagaagctgagtaagcaaagaagaaagtcgtcggtgcgaagcggagtattttgcgagggaagtcagcaacacaacacagccggtgtttcattgtttacattgcggaaagatgcagtcaagatcgaagaccTCGGACAACCGAGActataaccaggaggactttgatttggatacacagacgtggtaccgtgagtacgtagctgcgcttccaaacatttgatcgcttgctataactagctcgagctagtagctaggagcttggagctagcataacaaacacctaggtgtttgttatgcgggattaatttgtggcatattaaatataagcctggttgtgttgtggctaatggagtatatatataccaaagactataaaaatgggacccataacctccctgcttggcactcagcaacacgggttggagttgggggttaagtcaccaaaatgattcccgggcgcggcgccgctgctgcccactgctccccaaggggatgggtcaaatgcagaggacaaatttcaccacatctagtgtgtgtgtgacaatcattggtatctttaatctttaatcttaatatgtcttgtgtttatttactgttgtagtcattcccagctgaatatcaggtcccacccgcgcgcttccaaacatttgatcgcttgcccgtacgtgtgtgtcacgtacgtaactttggttaaatatataagatttatgaaccttgggttaggtgaacggtcctttgggctgagtgagtgtgtgtgttgtgcaggtgtttgaattgtattggcgggttatatatacaggatcccgtccatataacccgctcgagctataactagctcgagctaggagctaggagctagcataacaaacacctaggtgtttttatgcgggattaatttgtggcatattaaatataagcctggttgtgttgtggctaatagagtatatatatatgtcttgtgtttatttactgttgtagtcattcccagctgaatatcaggtcacccccggctctcacagcatcttccctatctgaatcgcttccactccccactagtccttcacttgcattttctcatccataaatctttcatcctcgctcaaattaatggggaaatcgtcgctttctcggtccgaatcgctctcacttcatgcggccatccttgtaaacaatagggaactttgcgtatatgttcaactgactacgtcacgctacttccggtagggcaagccttttttttatcagataccaaaagttgcaatctttatcgtcgttgttctgaactaaatcctttcaacaaaaatatggcaatatcgcgaaatgatcaagtatgacacatagaatagatctgctatccccgtttaaattttaaaaaaaaatttcagtaggcctttaaagagtcaccttttattgttagttttgaaggccaaatacctccatattgtacttcacaccctcattattaaccagtagaattgtagttctttgcctttcttcctcttcaagatgttattgcttgtgtgcactttgtgtgtgcaccTCGACCCTGTAGTCACTCAGATGGAAGAGCGGAAgcagtacttttcaaaggtggtattgtACCGATGTCAATTGattgtaatgtatataatgtaatgtatcgtggccaaacagctccatttgtgtttcatgtgacatgacatggacgaagataagaccttctggaggaaagttctgtggtcagatgaaacaaaaatggagctgtttggccacaatacccagcaatatgtttggaggagaaaaagtgaggccttttaatcccaggaacaccaagcctaccgtcaagcatggtggtggtcgtattatgctctctgcctgttttgctgtcaatggaactgctgctttaaatgggacaatgaaaaaggaggattagctccaaattattcaggacaagctaaaatcatcagcccagaggttgggtcttgttgggtgttccaacaggaacatttgctcacattttcagtagagccataataaattcataaaagaagcaaacttcatgaatgtttttagtgaccatcaagtatgtgctccaatcactacatcacaacaataaaagagctgtagaaatgattggaaactcaagacagccatgacatgatgttctttacaagtgtatatgtatatatatccatccatccatccattttctaccctttcggagtggcggggggtgctggagcctatctcagctacaatcaggtggaaggcggggtatgtatctctctctctctctctctctctctctctctctctctctctctctctctctctctctctctctctctctctctctctctctatatatatatatatatatatatatatatatatatatatatatatatatatatatatatatatatatactgtatatatatatatatatatatatatatatatatatatatatactgtatatatatatatatatatatatatatatatatatatatatatatatactgtatatatatatatatatatatatatatatatatatatatatatatatatatatatatatatatatatatatatatatacacactgtatatatatatatatactatatatatatatatatatatatatatatatatatatatactgtatatttaggggaccgcatggcgaagttgggcgagtggccgtgccagcaatctgagggttcctggttcaatccccaccttctaccatcctagtcgcgtccgttgtgtccttgagcaagacacttcacccttgctcctgatgggcctggttagcgccgtgcatggcagctcccgccatcagtgtgtgaatgtgtgtgtgtgaatgggtgaatgtggaaaatagtgtcaaagcgctttgagttcctcaaaaaggtagaaaagcgctatacaagtatttaccatttaccatttatgtatCTATGTTCACtttaacagtccagttgtgattgattgaatgccctgataaTTACACTGGACATTCTTTTGtaattgccaaaaatatttttattttatagataTTTTCAAAGCAGAATATTGTCCTTAGAGCCCTCTGGCACCTCATGGGGGACCCGTCAAAtctgtgcctcttaagacctcactgttggctttgtacgCTCATGTTACTTCTCAACTAGTCAAagttgatgctaatccacctgtTTCTTCTCCTTTTTACTGAATGTGAAAGCAAAGTGAGTCCACAAATAACCGAATCGTAAAGCAGAATCAAAAATGAAATCTGAATTGGTCAAATCTTATCTATTTCCATCCCagcatgtgtttgtcttcttgtgtcctgcagacgtctgtgaaaaaTATGTTCCACCTGAGCAGCAGGAGGGGTCCTCTAGTATGGAGCAGGAGAGCTCACAGCACCTCCACGTGAAagaagaggagccacagcccccccactTCATAGAGGAAGACAAGAGACACCTCATcagtgtgaagagtgaagatgatgaggtcaaaggtgagagtgaggagaagagaagcAGCAGgtcaacagaagctgatggagaccactgtggaggatcacaagcagacaagatgttatctccactatcagatagtgaggacacaaggtcacactctcctgacactgatgatgaacactctaaacatgatgcaacatgtcacactgacaacactcacttcacGTGTTCTCACTGTCACAACACTTTTAATGACCGCAGTAATttcaaagtacacatgagaacacacaccggagaaaaacctttttcctgttcaatctgcggtaaagcttTTACTCAAAGGCCCAATttcaaagtacacatgagaagacacactggagaaaaacctttttcctgctcagaatgtggtaaaagttttgtagtaaatgaaagtttacaagttcacatgagaacacacactggagaaaaacctttttcctgcgcagaatgtggtaaaagttttgtagtaaatgaaagtttaaaagttcacatgagaagacacactggagaaaaacctttttcctgttcagaatgtggtaaaagttttgtagtaAATCAAAGTTTACAAgttcacatgagaacacacactggagaaaaacctttttcctgctcagaatgtggtaaaagttttgtagtaaatgaaagtttaaaagttcacatgagaacacacactggtgaaaaacctttttcctgctcaatgtgcggtaaagattttactcaaaggccCCAATTAAAATCACACATGAGAAGGCACTCTGGTGAAAAACCGtactcctgttcaagctgcaacaaaagctttgGTCACCTAAAGACTCTTAGagcacacatgagaagacacccagctgagaaagtgttgagttgcagtgtgtgtggtgaaagattgtcttctaagtaccagtggaagaaacacaagtgtgctggtgagaacagcagcagcaaatgaagttttacatgtgttcatacttTTGCTTTTGAGTActcataaatccctcttagttcatatttactggttcacatctgaaacatcttctggaccacttctggaagcatattattatttactttatacatcatttgagcagttgtcttttatacaattttaaaatgtgtgactttatgaatcatttgttgggtctctataatccattctattaattgtctttattactctcttgtgtaatatgaatattgttgtgtgattgttttatatgtatgtccccagacctttatgcaataaacaatgtatgcttcaactgaagttgggtacaataattgtagttaatatttgtaagtatgtattttattctatttagtattgcgctcctttttttttttagattttcttTATATGATTTATATGTAGTGTCCAGCTTACTTCATTAtctatattaactcctaaacatgTGATTACCTTTATTCCTTTAATTTCAATATTCTCTATCATAatttgtgttttacatttttacaatctccaaatatgatatatttagttttattgaaGTTTAGTGACAGTTTATTGATGTGCAGCCATCTTTTTATGGTCAAGTTGTCTCTGGATAAAATAAGATGAGAGTTAAATCAAGCAGTAATGAAGGTGAAGAATGTAAGATTATTATATACAtcattatatatactgtagttaCACTCAGTAGTGACAATTAAGACACTTTCATCCTGTTCATTTGAGCAAAGAAAAAGAGTAAAGTGTAATATTctaaacaatagaagaatattaATATCAGCAGTCAATATTCCAACATTGTGAAGCTGACCTATGGTAAAAAACATATTCAGCTTTAAAGGCTTTATGAGAGTGATGCAATTatcacaatcagaaatactttattaatcccagaggggaaattaaaatgttcagcgctgttataaacatgtgaatattcaaagtaataatatatgatattaatacCATAATAAAGTGGTACGTTTGGGGATGTGTAATATTGTTGGTATGAACATCCTGAATGTTTTCATGCTGGAATAGTTGAAATTAGTAGAGAGTGGAAAAAATGaggcagtaatgataataatggttTGTTTTAAGCCTGTTTATGAATAATTAAAGATAATTAAAATACCAAAATGGAGCTTACATCCTCAGTGAGCTGAACTCCAGCAGTAAAGATGAGATAAATAATGTGGAAAGG
This genomic interval carries:
- the LOC133645092 gene encoding gastrula zinc finger protein XlCGF57.1-like isoform X2; the encoded protein is MCERTIAEYEEELCPTKEEKERQHQVVLHTTDIHQLIGHQEECLPHLQGDSFTLEDPQPSHFKGVKEYPQPPYFKEEEEGECVAGQEEDDVMTVVSVKTEEHEDKAHVCEKYVPPEQQEGSSSMEQESSQHLHVKEEEPQPPHFIEEDKRHLISVKSEDDEVKGESEEKRSSRSTEADGDHCGGSQADKMLSPLSDSEDTRSHSPDTDDEHSKHDATCHTDNTHFTCSHCHNTFNDRSNFKVHMRTHTGEKPFSCSICGKAFTQRPNFKVHMRRHTGEKPFSCSECGKSFVVNESLQVHMRTHTGEKPFSCAECGKSFVVNESLKVHMRRHTGEKPFSCSECGKSFVVNQSLQVHMRTHTGEKPFSCSECGKSFVVNESLKVHMRTHTGEKPFSCSMCGKDFTQRPQLKSHMRRHSGEKPYSCSSCNKSFGHLKTLRAHMRRHPAEKVLSCSVCGERLSSKYQWKKHKCAGENSSSK
- the LOC133645092 gene encoding gastrula zinc finger protein XlCGF57.1-like isoform X1, whose product is MCERTIAEYEEELCPTKEEKERQHQVVLHTTDIHQLIGHQEECLPHLQGDSFTLEDPQPSHFKGVKEYPQPPYFKEEEEGECVAGQEEDDVMTVVSVKTEEHEDKARESSQLHHSPNVCEKYVPPEQQEGSSSMEQESSQHLHVKEEEPQPPHFIEEDKRHLISVKSEDDEVKGESEEKRSSRSTEADGDHCGGSQADKMLSPLSDSEDTRSHSPDTDDEHSKHDATCHTDNTHFTCSHCHNTFNDRSNFKVHMRTHTGEKPFSCSICGKAFTQRPNFKVHMRRHTGEKPFSCSECGKSFVVNESLQVHMRTHTGEKPFSCAECGKSFVVNESLKVHMRRHTGEKPFSCSECGKSFVVNQSLQVHMRTHTGEKPFSCSECGKSFVVNESLKVHMRTHTGEKPFSCSMCGKDFTQRPQLKSHMRRHSGEKPYSCSSCNKSFGHLKTLRAHMRRHPAEKVLSCSVCGERLSSKYQWKKHKCAGENSSSK